In a genomic window of Coregonus clupeaformis isolate EN_2021a chromosome 27, ASM2061545v1, whole genome shotgun sequence:
- the LOC121541990 gene encoding claudin-4 yields the protein MASVGIQMLGSALSLLGWMGVIMTCVLPMWRVTAFIGATIITSQTIWEGIWMSCVVESTGQIQCKPYDSLLALSSDLQAARALTILAIATGAAGLLLAFVGGKCTRFLDEQGGGVKDRVAVAAGTVLIATGLLCLIPTSWAAGVVVQGFYSSTTDAQRREIGACLYIGWGASILLILGGGLFISASFPLRAHDEDKRPSVRYLVVRSSNGAASSQAAASQRSRGSSTKSQPNGKMAFTRSHSSQAASAKSQPRGVVNTRPPWEEEGLGGVEQGYRPESGGSKAPSTKSQLKRLESQESLADKSQPGEDESSNPTKTYL from the coding sequence ATGGCCTCTGTGGGGATCCAGATGCTGGGCAGCGCCTTGAGCCTGCTGGGCTGGATGGGGGTCATCATGACCTGCGTCCTGCCCATGTGGAGGGTCACGGCCTTCATAGGAGCCACCATCATCACGTCTCAGACCATCTGGGAGGGTATCTGGATGAGCTGCGTGGTCGAGAGTACGGGCCAGATCCAGTGTAAACCATACGACTCCCTCCTGGCCCTGTCCTCCGACCTCCAAGCCGCCAGAGCGCTCACCATCCTCGCCATCGCCACGGGCGCCGCCGGGCTCCTCCTGGCCTTCGTCGGGGGGAAGTGCACTCGGTTTCTGGATGAGCAAGGGGGCGGGGTCAAAGACCGGGTTGCCGTGGCAGCGGGCACGGTGTTGATCGCCACGGGGTTGCTGTGCCTCATCCCCACTTCGTGGGCTGCCGGGGTGGTGGTGCAGGGGTTCTACAGCTCCACCACCGACGCTCAGCGGAGGGAGATCGGGGCGTGTCTCTACATCGGCTGGGGGGCATCCATCCTTCTCATCCTGGGAGGGGGGCTGTTCATCAGCGCCTCCTTCCCCCTCAGGGCCCACGATGAGGATAAGAGACCCTCTGTCCGCTACCTGGTGGTTCGCTCTTCCAACGGGGCCGCCTCCAGCCAGGCAGCAGCCTCCCAGCGCAGCAGGGGATCGTCCACAAAGTCCCAGCCCAACGGCAAAATGGCCTTCACCAGGTCTCACAGCAGCCAGGCAGCATCTGCCAAGTCTCAGCCCAGGGGAGTGGTGAACACCAGGCCTCcctgggaggaggaggggctgGGTGGGGTGGAGCAGGGCTACAGGCCGGAGTCTGGGGGGAGTAAGGCACCATCTACAAAGTCTCAGCTGAAAAGACTGGAGTCTCAGGAGAGTTTAGCAGACAAGTCTCAACCCGGCGAGGACGAATCCTCAAACCCAACTAAGACCTATCtctga